In Gigantopelta aegis isolate Gae_Host chromosome 14, Gae_host_genome, whole genome shotgun sequence, the following proteins share a genomic window:
- the LOC121388700 gene encoding serine protease 30-like isoform X2, with the protein MCLASEWGLVPTGQVNIYKLPNNLQKVKVPIVDKAKCTRTYNSFIDQNKICAGWPHNGKGACKGDSGGPLACVIEKRWVMVGCASFGSGSCPVPDKPIVYSYLPNYYDWIDKVRKS; encoded by the exons ATGTGCCTGGCTTCTGAATGGGGTCTAGTTCCAACAGGGCAAG TCAACATCTACAAGCTTCCAAACAATTTGCAAAAGGTGAAAGTTCCGATCGTGGACAAAGCCAAGTGTACTCGAACGTACAACAGCTTTATTGATCAGAATAAAATATGTGCCGGGTGGCCACATAACGGGAAAGGAGCCTGCAAG ggtGACTCTGGCGGTCCTCTTGCTTGCGTCATTGAAAAACGATGGGTCATGGTTGGCTGCGCGTCGTTCGGGAGTGGCTCTTGTCCTGTCCCAGATAAACCCATAGTTTACAGCTATCTACCTAACTACTACGACTGGATCGACAAAGTTCGGAAAAGTTAA
- the LOC121388700 gene encoding testisin-like isoform X1 produces the protein MNYFLSDDIAVIRLQEPVTYTDCLRPICLARRPVDVLVDTMCLASEWGLVPTGQVNIYKLPNNLQKVKVPIVDKAKCTRTYNSFIDQNKICAGWPHNGKGACKGDSGGPLACVIEKRWVMVGCASFGSGSCPVPDKPIVYSYLPNYYDWIDKVRKS, from the exons atgaattattttcTTTCAGATGACATTGCTGTGATCCGATTACAAGAGCCTGTAACCTACACAGACTGTCTCCGGCCTATCTGCCTGGCGAGGAGACCTGTTGATGTTCTCGTAGACACCATGTGCCTGGCTTCTGAATGGGGTCTAGTTCCAACAGGGCAAG TCAACATCTACAAGCTTCCAAACAATTTGCAAAAGGTGAAAGTTCCGATCGTGGACAAAGCCAAGTGTACTCGAACGTACAACAGCTTTATTGATCAGAATAAAATATGTGCCGGGTGGCCACATAACGGGAAAGGAGCCTGCAAG ggtGACTCTGGCGGTCCTCTTGCTTGCGTCATTGAAAAACGATGGGTCATGGTTGGCTGCGCGTCGTTCGGGAGTGGCTCTTGTCCTGTCCCAGATAAACCCATAGTTTACAGCTATCTACCTAACTACTACGACTGGATCGACAAAGTTCGGAAAAGTTAA